From Varibaculum massiliense, a single genomic window includes:
- a CDS encoding bifunctional ADP-dependent NAD(P)H-hydrate dehydratase/NAD(P)H-hydrate epimerase: MIEAFEKQTVRQAEAKVIAEHPQGSLMKKAAGEVSDTTVEFLLARGAKVAETRILGLVGGGDNGGDCLYALSYLAKLGYPCLALIISDNPHEKALAAAKKAEVTIEQIDLTGNARQIARLAARRARVAQVWIDGLVGTGVNGKLREPLAQVATELTRLYESRRLKVLRVAIDIPSGIFTDDGRLPGPFLGADVTVTMGGRKSSSLLPPAAYQFGQVRLVDLGLQMKEPRLARLEAADVGTLWPVPGPEDHKYTRGVVQVVAGSAAFPLTGVLCVEGAGRAGAGMVRYVGPEDAAFAILSRFPEAVSGAGKHQCLLVGPGVDPKDSARVREALNQAVQAATSGIPLVLDAGAIDLYPQIISQIPGGTLTHRTILTPHAGEAARLLSTLGAGGGRGGVSRAEVEASPAAWVQYLADKTGATVLLKGAVTLIASAEGTMFSQAGAPYWTGTAGSGDVLAGIVGAVLAQHQARAEQTGHQLSPSQVSAAVASAAWVHARAARKAAGLPFSCSQPDSVNNLGAPVVATDIARQVPGAIVYALEQARAV; encoded by the coding sequence ATGATTGAGGCATTCGAAAAACAGACAGTTAGGCAAGCTGAAGCCAAAGTAATAGCTGAGCACCCGCAAGGTTCGCTGATGAAAAAGGCAGCTGGCGAGGTCAGCGACACTACTGTCGAATTTCTACTTGCCCGGGGCGCGAAAGTCGCGGAAACCCGGATTCTGGGTTTAGTTGGCGGCGGCGATAACGGCGGGGACTGCCTCTATGCTCTGTCTTACCTGGCAAAACTGGGCTATCCCTGCCTAGCATTGATTATTTCTGACAATCCTCATGAGAAAGCGCTGGCAGCGGCGAAAAAAGCTGAGGTAACTATCGAGCAGATAGATTTAACGGGCAACGCCCGCCAGATTGCCCGCCTGGCTGCCCGCCGCGCCCGCGTCGCCCAGGTGTGGATTGACGGTCTGGTAGGCACCGGAGTAAACGGCAAACTACGGGAGCCATTAGCACAGGTAGCAACGGAATTAACTCGGCTATATGAATCTCGGCGCTTGAAAGTGCTGCGGGTGGCGATTGATATTCCCTCCGGTATTTTCACTGATGATGGGCGTTTACCCGGCCCCTTCCTGGGGGCAGACGTGACCGTAACTATGGGGGGACGCAAATCCTCTTCCCTGCTGCCGCCCGCCGCCTATCAGTTCGGGCAAGTGCGGCTAGTAGACCTGGGTCTGCAGATGAAAGAGCCGCGGCTCGCCCGCCTGGAGGCAGCAGATGTGGGTACTCTGTGGCCGGTACCTGGTCCGGAAGACCATAAATATACCCGGGGGGTAGTGCAGGTAGTGGCGGGTTCTGCCGCTTTCCCCCTAACCGGGGTGCTGTGCGTAGAGGGCGCGGGCAGAGCCGGTGCCGGTATGGTGCGCTATGTGGGACCAGAGGACGCGGCTTTCGCAATCCTTTCCCGCTTCCCAGAAGCAGTTTCCGGTGCCGGAAAACATCAATGCCTACTGGTTGGCCCAGGCGTTGACCCCAAAGATTCTGCCCGGGTACGCGAAGCCCTCAACCAAGCAGTGCAGGCTGCTACCAGCGGAATTCCCCTGGTATTGGACGCGGGCGCCATCGATCTTTATCCCCAAATCATCTCCCAAATTCCCGGCGGAACCCTCACTCACCGGACAATACTTACTCCCCACGCGGGTGAGGCAGCGCGCCTGCTTTCTACGCTAGGAGCTGGAGGAGGCCGCGGTGGAGTCAGCCGGGCAGAAGTGGAGGCGTCCCCGGCGGCCTGGGTGCAGTACTTGGCGGATAAAACCGGCGCAACCGTGCTGTTAAAAGGGGCAGTCACTCTGATTGCCAGCGCCGAGGGAACTATGTTTAGTCAGGCGGGGGCGCCTTATTGGACAGGAACTGCCGGTTCCGGTGACGTGTTAGCCGGAATAGTGGGGGCGGTGCTCGCCCAGCATCAGGCGCGGGCAGAGCAGACGGGGCATCAGCTTTCCCCCTCCCAAGTATCAGCAGCGGTTGCCTCTGCCGCCTGGGTACACGCCCGGGCTGCCCGGAAGGCAGCGGGACTGCCATTTTCTTGCTCCCAACCCGACAGCGTAAATAACCTGGGAGCCCCAGTGGTAGCTACCGATATTGCTCGCCAGGTTCCGGGTGCGATTGTCTATGCTTTAGAACAAGCCAGAGCGGTATAG